The Eubacterium maltosivorans genome includes the window GCCGCAGCCTTCGGATCATATGCTGGGGCTTCAGCTCTGGATCAACCTTCCAAAAGATGAAAAAATGGCTGCTCCCGCTTATTTTGACATCACAGGTGACATGATCAAGAAAAAAGCAAGTGATACGGCACTGGTCCGTGTAATCTCCGGTGAATATGAAGGCGTCAAAGGTGTAGAACCTCGTCACATTCAGGCGACTCTTTACGATGTTACAGTAAATGCTGGAAAAACTTTTACCCTCCCCACCAAAACGGAAGATAATGTCTTTATTTTCCTGATTCAAGGAGACGCCGTGATCGAAGGAAAAAACATTGATGAAAAGACAGCGGTGTTGTTTGGCTCCGGTGATTCCATCACTGTTAAAGCCCCGGATGGACAGGATTCCCGATTTGTCTTTTTCTCTGGAAAACGGCTTGATGAGCCTGTGGCCTGGGGCGGTCCCATTGTTATGAACACTCGTGAGGAGCTCATGCATGCTTTTGAGGAGCTAGAGGAAGGTACCTTTATCAAGCACGAAGCTATCCGTTAACCTTAAATGTGAAAAGTGTCGGCAGCACTTAAATGCCGGCACTTTTTTTATTTAAAAATCCTTCTTCCGCTTTCCTGTCCTGTGTATCATGACTACCGTGAACAATAAAACAAGAACCAGAACCATCAGGGAAATGACAGGGTTATAATAATTGTATTTCGCCCCGGAGCTCTGATAATCAATGAGGCTGAGGCCCGCTGTTAACGGCCACAGATTCACGAGGGTGGGGCTGTTCGCTGCCATAATTCCCAAAAATCCCATAAAAAAAGCAATGACGGTGCTGGCCAGATACCCTTTTCTGAAATAGGCCGTAACAATAAAAAGCGGCAGCATGGCAATAAAGGTCGTGAACCCAATGACCGTAAACTTATAAAAGTAGCTGAGCAACAGAAGAACCGTAATACTCTCACCTACACCCAGCATAAAGGCCGCACCAATGGTCATGATATACTCTAAAATTACCAAAAACTCAGTGACAACGGCGATAATGATAAGTTTGGCTGCCAACAGTTTTGATTCTGAAACTGGCACCATTAATACTGCGGGCATGGTACGGTCTGTGAGCTCTCGTTTTAAAATAAAACCACCGATAAGTGTAATGGTAAAGGGCTGGAGCAGGGTCAGCCCATCCCAGAGCACAAAATCAGCTATTCCTGGAAAGTCTATGCCATAAAAACGCATGCTCCATGCTTGATACACTGCGATCATCACAGTTCCGAGAGTGGTAAATACCCCTAAAATCAGAATATTATAGCGTTTAAGTTTGAAAAATTCTACCTGTATTAAAGTACTCATACCATTCCTCCTAATTTTCCTGCTGTTTATAAATGAAGATAGCCAGTCCGATCGAAACCAGAGCCACTGCAATCAGGCAGGCGAGCGATACCCCAGCTGGGTACATGAGATAATGATAAAAGTCAATGCTCTCCTGGGGCAGCTTTTCAATATTCAGGTTGTGCTGCATGATAACAAGCTGAAAAACCGCCATCATGGGAAACATGACCTTTACGCCGACTAAAAGAACCGAGAAACTGCTGATAGCGTAAATAAAAGATATAATCACCGCAAAGATATATCCCTTTTTAAACAGCAATATGAGCGTAATCATAGGGGTGATGGCTAAAAATACAAATACAGCCAGCATCAGCGTATCCTGCACTGCGGTTATTCTGAATTCTGCCAGTCCGCCATTCAGCAGAAAAAAACTCAGAAAGATGCAGACCAGCAGCCCCAAAACACAGTAGGCAACAGATAAGATCAGCAATACTGTCATCTTGGACAGAACAAGAGCTGTTTTACTCACAGGAACCATAATGATATTCTTGAGAGTATCATAATCTTCTTCTCTGTAAAACAGGGTAGCTGCCGCGATACACAGCACACAGGGCAAAAATAACAGACCTCCGTAAACCAGCATGCCCTGAAAGAGGTTTTGAAAGCCCAGGTTATCACGGATACACACCACACACCATGGCAGCGGCACCAGCAAAGATGCCAGCAGTGTCAAAATGATAAATTTCTGCCGTTTGATTTTCATAAATTCGGCCTGGATCAAGTTAAGCAATCCCCTCACCTCCGGTGATCTTTTTAAAATAATCCTCGAGGGTCTCCTCACACAAATCGGATCGGCTCACAGCTATTTCATTCATCATAAAAGCTTTATTAATCTTTGCGATATCCTGACTT containing:
- a CDS encoding pirin family protein, whose translation is MSERKITKTVKGQYAIDGAGVHLVRVLGNNDVQDFDPFLMLDSFDSKNPDDYIKGFPFHPHRGIETVTYLIEGDIEHQDSLGNRGSIKSGQSQWMTAGSGILHQEMPQPSDHMLGLQLWINLPKDEKMAAPAYFDITGDMIKKKASDTALVRVISGEYEGVKGVEPRHIQATLYDVTVNAGKTFTLPTKTEDNVFIFLIQGDAVIEGKNIDEKTAVLFGSGDSITVKAPDGQDSRFVFFSGKRLDEPVAWGGPIVMNTREELMHAFEELEEGTFIKHEAIR
- a CDS encoding ABC transporter permease is translated as MSTLIQVEFFKLKRYNILILGVFTTLGTVMIAVYQAWSMRFYGIDFPGIADFVLWDGLTLLQPFTITLIGGFILKRELTDRTMPAVLMVPVSESKLLAAKLIIIAVVTEFLVILEYIMTIGAAFMLGVGESITVLLLLSYFYKFTVIGFTTFIAMLPLFIVTAYFRKGYLASTVIAFFMGFLGIMAANSPTLVNLWPLTAGLSLIDYQSSGAKYNYYNPVISLMVLVLVLLFTVVMIHRTGKRKKDF
- a CDS encoding ABC transporter permease, which encodes MLNLIQAEFMKIKRQKFIILTLLASLLVPLPWCVVCIRDNLGFQNLFQGMLVYGGLLFLPCVLCIAAATLFYREEDYDTLKNIIMVPVSKTALVLSKMTVLLILSVAYCVLGLLVCIFLSFFLLNGGLAEFRITAVQDTLMLAVFVFLAITPMITLILLFKKGYIFAVIISFIYAISSFSVLLVGVKVMFPMMAVFQLVIMQHNLNIEKLPQESIDFYHYLMYPAGVSLACLIAVALVSIGLAIFIYKQQEN